AACTACGGACGAACAAAGTATGATTTCACTAATGGCGCGTTAATCTTTATTGCCCCAAGGCAAGTGTTGCAGTGGGATAGTAGCGTAGTTTATGAACAAAAAGGCTTTTCTATCAACTTTCATGAAGACTTTCTAAAAGGAACGGACTTAGCGCATCAGATCAAGAAATATGGATTCTTCTCCTATTCTGTAAATGAAGCCCTACACCTGTCGCCTAAAGAAGAAAGGCAGATAGAATTGATTGTAGAAAATATTGAATTAGAATACCATAACAATCAGGATCAGTTCAGTAAAGACATTATCATTTCGCAACTGGGCACGCTTTTGAAATATGCTAATCGCTTTTACGAAAGGCAGTTTATCAATCGTAAAGAGCTTTCTAACAATTTATTGGAGCAATTTAACCAGCAGTTGGAAAGCTATTTTGAAACGGGTCAACTAGAGGAAAATGGTATTCCGAGCATAGAGCAAATAGCAGACAAGCTATCGGTCTCACAACGCTATTTAAGCGATACCCTAAAAAAGGAAACCGGCAAAACGACAACCGAGCATTTACATCTTTACCTGATTGATGAAGCTAAAAACATCTTGTTGAAACCTAATAAAAGTGTAGCAGAAGTAGCCTATGAATTGGGCTTTGAATACCCCCCCTATTTTTCAAGATTATTTAAAAAGAAAGAGGGCATTAGCCCTACGGAGTACAGAGAAAAATTTAAACTGAACTAAAGCTGTAGGCTTATGGAAACAGCCACTAAATAAGTTAGAGCTAAAATTTAGCAGGCAGGCGCAATTCTTCATCTACAAATCATGTGTAGAAGCTTTTCGGGGTTAACTATTAAAGCCCGATAGAGGGTAAAAAAAACAGATTAGCCTATACCAAAAAGTTCATGTGCAAATACCAGCATTAAACAATGCATGGCAACTATGGGTTGTTAAAAGCAAAACGTAGCTTTTTTAGCTTAATTTTTATTAGCTTGTATGTTTTGCATCATCAAGCCAATGCCTCATAAACTAACCCTCCTCTTACTTCTCTCAATTGTTTTATACGCCTGTAAAAATGATCAGCTGGTAGATTGTACAACAAAAGAATTACGAACGCTACGTTTTGGGTTTGAGACTAATTTTGGTGAATGGAAAACCCTTGGAAGATTGAGGTAAAGGATTCATCAAATATCAGTATAAGTAATGATGTCGC
This window of the Porifericola rhodea genome carries:
- a CDS encoding helix-turn-helix domain-containing protein is translated as MQHFKTLSAYLDYIELPRPEHPMLSLFSATGEGSLPCPKESSPPITNDCYSISLKKIVKGDLNYGRTKYDFTNGALIFIAPRQVLQWDSSVVYEQKGFSINFHEDFLKGTDLAHQIKKYGFFSYSVNEALHLSPKEERQIELIVENIELEYHNNQDQFSKDIIISQLGTLLKYANRFYERQFINRKELSNNLLEQFNQQLESYFETGQLEENGIPSIEQIADKLSVSQRYLSDTLKKETGKTTTEHLHLYLIDEAKNILLKPNKSVAEVAYELGFEYPPYFSRLFKKKEGISPTEYREKFKLN